A genomic stretch from Bradyrhizobium quebecense includes:
- a CDS encoding sulfite exporter TauE/SafE family protein, producing MQLYLPIADIPVNVFLILAMGAAVGFVSGMFGIGGGFLMTPLLIFVGIAPAVAVASVASHIAASSFSGAISYWRRRAIDPLLAAVLLVGGTIGTALGVWTFTFLRSLGQLDLMIALSYVILLTTVGGLMFWEGLRAMLRSRRGGPVTLRKPGSHGWIHGLPLKLRFKRSKIYLSVIPVVVVGLVIGFIGAVMGIGGGFILVPLMIYVLRVPTSTVIGTSMVLTLVTMVFATMLHAVTNHLVDAVLALILMIGGVTGAQFGARAGQKIRGEHLRLLLGLLVLAVGIRFAVELVIRPQDLFSIRETGGAPP from the coding sequence TGTTCGGGATCGGCGGCGGCTTCCTGATGACGCCGCTCTTGATCTTCGTCGGCATCGCGCCCGCGGTCGCGGTTGCCTCGGTTGCGAGCCACATCGCGGCCTCCTCGTTCTCCGGCGCGATCTCCTATTGGCGCCGGCGGGCGATCGATCCCCTGCTGGCGGCAGTGCTGCTGGTCGGCGGCACGATCGGCACCGCGCTGGGGGTATGGACCTTCACTTTCCTGCGCTCGCTCGGCCAGCTCGACCTGATGATCGCGCTGTCCTACGTCATCCTGCTGACCACGGTCGGCGGGCTGATGTTCTGGGAAGGCCTGCGCGCGATGCTGCGTTCCCGGCGCGGCGGCCCGGTCACGCTGCGCAAGCCCGGCAGCCATGGCTGGATCCACGGCCTGCCGCTGAAGCTGCGCTTCAAGCGCTCCAAGATCTACCTCTCGGTCATCCCGGTCGTCGTGGTCGGGCTCGTGATCGGCTTCATCGGCGCGGTGATGGGCATCGGTGGCGGCTTCATCCTGGTGCCGCTGATGATCTATGTGCTGCGGGTGCCGACCTCGACCGTGATCGGCACGTCGATGGTGCTCACCCTCGTCACCATGGTGTTCGCGACCATGCTGCACGCGGTCACCAACCACCTGGTCGACGCCGTGCTGGCGCTGATCCTGATGATCGGCGGCGTCACCGGCGCGCAGTTCGGCGCCCGCGCCGGCCAGAAGATCCGCGGCGAGCATCTGCGCTTGCTGCTCGGGCTGCTCGTGCTTGCGGTCGGCATCCGCTTTGCCGTCGAGCTGGTGATCCGGCCGCAGGACCTGTTCAGCATCCGCGAAACCGGCGGAGCGCCGCCATGA
- a CDS encoding TIGR02186 family protein, translating to MRLRAALAIIGLAAASLMAAPARAERLIVSVSNHRVTVTPNYSGGELVLFGSVEKDDKTPSNRGNYDLVVTVSGPRADMVTRRKERKFGIWINTDSRQFLQVPGYLALFSNRPFDQIASPEVQRRQQLGLNNVLLMQRVGPDFADVVPNDPFRSAFVRLRAEHGLYREATAAVTFLTPTLFRTGIPLPAEVPIGTYNVEIKLFSDGALVTKTETAFEIVKVGFEQFVATTARQNGLVYGLVTAFMALMTGWMASIVFRKD from the coding sequence ATGAGGCTGCGCGCGGCGCTTGCGATCATCGGCCTCGCCGCCGCCAGCTTGATGGCCGCGCCCGCGCGTGCCGAGCGGCTGATCGTGTCGGTCTCCAACCACCGCGTCACGGTGACGCCGAACTATTCCGGCGGCGAGCTCGTGCTGTTCGGCTCGGTCGAGAAGGACGACAAGACGCCGTCCAATCGCGGCAATTACGACCTCGTCGTCACGGTGTCGGGCCCGCGCGCCGACATGGTCACGCGGCGCAAGGAGCGCAAATTCGGGATCTGGATCAACACCGACTCGCGGCAGTTCCTGCAGGTGCCGGGCTATCTCGCGCTGTTCTCCAATCGCCCGTTCGACCAGATCGCCTCGCCGGAGGTGCAGCGGCGGCAGCAGCTCGGGCTCAACAACGTGCTCTTGATGCAGCGGGTCGGGCCCGACTTTGCCGACGTGGTGCCGAACGATCCGTTCCGCAGCGCCTTCGTCCGGCTGCGCGCCGAACACGGGCTGTACCGCGAGGCAACCGCGGCGGTGACGTTCCTGACGCCGACTTTGTTCCGCACCGGCATTCCGCTGCCGGCGGAGGTGCCGATCGGCACCTACAATGTCGAGATCAAGCTGTTCTCCGACGGCGCGCTGGTGACCAAGACCGAGACCGCCTTCGAGATCGTCAAGGTCGGCTTCGAGCAGTTCGTCGCCACCACCGCGCGGCAGAACGGCCTGGTCTACGGCCTCGTCACCGCGTTCATGGCGCTGATGACCGGCTGGATGGCCTCGATCGTGTTCCGGAAAGATTGA
- a CDS encoding aspartate aminotransferase family protein produces MTGNDDKSLWDRARRHLIRYGGKFAPVIIERASGSFVYDADGRAILDFTSGQMSAVLGHGHPEIVQTISEHAERLDHLFSGMLTRPVVALAEKLAELLPPGLDRVMLLSTGGESNEAAIKMAKLATGSFETVAFAQSWHGMTSGAAGATYSAGRKGYGPAPVGSLAIPTPNLYRPRFGHAADWRAELAYAFDLIDRQSTGSLACMIAEPILSSGGLIDLPEGYLAALKELCRARGMLLIVDEAQTGLGRTGAMFAFERDGVVPDILTLSKTLGAGLPLAAVVTSAEIEERCHERGFLFYTTHVSDPMPAAVGLKVIEIILRDRLVERAGIAGARLRDGLLALQNRFECIGDVRGRGLMQGIEIVRDRFSKEPDEALGTLVSQRCLELGLSTNIVQLPGMGSVFRIAPPLTISDDEIDLGLSILSDAFESALQRKDS; encoded by the coding sequence ATGACCGGAAACGACGACAAATCCCTCTGGGACCGCGCGCGGCGTCACCTCATCCGCTATGGCGGCAAGTTCGCTCCCGTCATCATCGAGCGCGCTTCCGGATCCTTCGTCTATGACGCTGACGGCCGCGCCATCCTGGATTTCACGTCCGGGCAGATGAGTGCCGTGCTCGGTCACGGCCATCCGGAGATCGTCCAGACCATCAGCGAGCATGCCGAGCGGCTCGACCATCTGTTCAGCGGCATGCTGACGCGTCCGGTCGTCGCGCTCGCCGAAAAGCTCGCGGAGCTTTTGCCGCCGGGGCTCGATCGCGTCATGCTGCTGAGCACGGGCGGCGAGTCGAACGAGGCTGCCATCAAGATGGCCAAGCTCGCCACCGGCAGCTTCGAGACCGTCGCGTTCGCGCAGTCCTGGCATGGAATGACATCGGGTGCGGCCGGGGCGACCTATTCGGCCGGCCGCAAGGGTTATGGTCCCGCGCCGGTCGGCTCGCTCGCGATCCCGACGCCGAACCTCTATCGGCCCCGCTTCGGCCATGCGGCGGATTGGCGGGCCGAGCTGGCCTACGCCTTCGATCTCATCGACCGCCAATCGACCGGCTCGCTCGCCTGCATGATCGCCGAGCCGATCCTGAGCTCCGGCGGGTTGATCGATCTGCCGGAGGGCTACCTCGCCGCGCTGAAGGAATTGTGCCGCGCGCGCGGCATGCTGCTGATCGTCGACGAGGCACAGACCGGCCTCGGCCGAACCGGCGCCATGTTCGCCTTCGAGCGTGACGGCGTCGTGCCTGACATCCTGACCCTGTCGAAGACGCTCGGCGCCGGCTTGCCCTTGGCCGCGGTTGTCACGTCAGCCGAAATCGAAGAGCGCTGTCACGAACGGGGTTTCCTGTTCTACACGACGCATGTGTCGGACCCGATGCCGGCTGCGGTCGGGCTGAAGGTCATCGAGATCATCCTCCGCGACCGATTGGTCGAGCGTGCGGGGATCGCGGGCGCGCGGCTGAGGGACGGGCTGCTCGCCCTTCAGAACCGGTTCGAATGCATCGGTGACGTGCGCGGCAGGGGGCTGATGCAGGGCATCGAGATCGTGCGCGACCGCTTCAGCAAGGAGCCTGACGAAGCGCTCGGCACGCTTGTGTCGCAGCGCTGCCTGGAGCTCGGACTGAGCACCAACATCGTGCAATTGCCCGGCATGGGCAGCGTCTTCCGCATCGCTCCGCCGCTGACGATCAGCGATGACGAGATCGATCTTGGCCTCTCGATCCTGAGCGATGCGTTCGAAAGCGCGTTGCAGCGGAAGGATAGCTAA
- a CDS encoding Lrp/AsnC family transcriptional regulator translates to MGTTIVIDEMDRKILDVLQVEGRITNLELAERIGLSSAPCMRRVRTLEETGIINSYVALVDPARIGLGFDVIVEVRLKQQNRESFARFEKKVTGLPEVVECCMIAGDWDYSLRVVSSDLANYQSFILDRLMHPDTDIASYRTTIILRKVKSTTKIDSSLF, encoded by the coding sequence ATGGGAACCACGATCGTGATCGACGAGATGGACCGGAAGATCCTCGACGTGCTGCAGGTCGAGGGGCGCATCACGAATCTCGAGCTGGCCGAACGGATCGGCCTCTCGTCCGCCCCCTGCATGAGACGCGTCCGGACCCTGGAAGAGACCGGCATCATCAATTCCTATGTGGCGCTGGTGGACCCTGCGCGAATTGGACTTGGGTTCGACGTCATCGTCGAGGTCCGCCTCAAGCAACAGAACAGGGAGTCCTTCGCGCGCTTCGAGAAGAAGGTGACCGGCCTTCCGGAGGTCGTCGAATGCTGCATGATTGCCGGCGATTGGGATTACTCGCTAAGGGTCGTGTCCTCAGATCTCGCAAACTATCAATCGTTCATCCTCGACCGCCTGATGCACCCGGACACCGATATCGCGAGCTACCGCACGACCATCATCCTGCGGAAGGTCAAATCGACGACAAAGATCGATAGCTCGCTGTTCTGA
- a CDS encoding NRAMP family divalent metal transporter, whose protein sequence is MTRQETISRHDKDEDVPAAKPRREPFSFKRVVKSLGPGLITGASDDDPSGIGTYSQAGAQLGYGIGWTMLLTFPLMTAIQEISARVGRVTGHGIAGNVCRHYPGWLLVIVVTLLFIANTVNIAADLSAMADATRLLIGGPAVLYVVLFGVTSVAAQIFMNYWRYVAVLKWLTLSLFAYVAALAFAKVSWMQALAGVLVPRLTWSSDYFTTIVAIFGTTISPYLFFWQASQEAEEQRVDVTKHPLIDKHHGARNEFSRIRADTVTGMAFSNLIALSIIVTAAATLHAAGKTDIQTSAQAAEALRPIAGPFAEVIFALGIVGTGLLAIPVLAGATAYAVGEGRRWPVGLARKPKEAMAFYSVLALSGGIGIALNFTPIDPISALYWSAVVNGVLAVPVMVLLMIMARHKEVMGRFVVGGWLYRLGWLSTGAMTLSVIAMAVGVLL, encoded by the coding sequence ATGACGCGGCAAGAAACGATCTCGCGACACGACAAGGATGAAGATGTGCCGGCGGCGAAGCCGCGGCGCGAGCCGTTCAGCTTCAAGCGCGTCGTGAAGTCGCTCGGCCCGGGTCTCATCACCGGCGCCTCCGACGACGATCCGTCGGGCATCGGCACCTACAGCCAGGCCGGCGCGCAACTCGGCTACGGCATCGGCTGGACCATGCTGCTGACGTTCCCGCTGATGACTGCGATCCAGGAGATCTCCGCGCGGGTCGGCCGTGTCACCGGGCACGGCATAGCGGGCAATGTCTGCCGGCATTATCCGGGCTGGCTGCTGGTCATCGTAGTGACGCTGCTGTTCATCGCCAATACCGTCAACATCGCCGCCGACCTGTCGGCTATGGCGGACGCGACCAGGCTCCTGATCGGCGGTCCGGCCGTCCTCTACGTCGTTCTGTTCGGCGTTACCTCGGTCGCCGCGCAGATCTTCATGAACTACTGGCGCTACGTCGCGGTCCTGAAATGGCTGACGCTCAGCCTGTTCGCCTATGTCGCGGCGCTGGCATTCGCCAAGGTGTCGTGGATGCAGGCGCTGGCTGGCGTGCTGGTTCCGCGCCTGACCTGGAGCTCCGATTATTTCACCACCATCGTGGCGATCTTCGGCACGACCATCTCGCCCTATCTGTTCTTCTGGCAGGCCTCACAGGAGGCGGAGGAGCAGCGGGTCGACGTCACCAAGCATCCGTTGATCGACAAGCATCACGGCGCACGGAACGAGTTCTCTCGTATCCGCGCCGATACGGTCACCGGCATGGCGTTTTCCAATCTGATCGCGCTGTCGATCATCGTCACCGCTGCGGCCACGCTGCACGCCGCCGGCAAGACCGACATCCAGACCTCGGCGCAGGCCGCCGAAGCGTTGCGCCCGATCGCCGGGCCGTTCGCCGAGGTGATCTTCGCGCTCGGCATCGTCGGCACGGGCCTGCTGGCGATCCCGGTGCTCGCAGGCGCGACCGCCTATGCGGTCGGCGAAGGACGGCGGTGGCCGGTCGGACTGGCGCGCAAGCCGAAGGAGGCGATGGCGTTCTATTCGGTGCTGGCGCTGTCGGGCGGCATCGGCATCGCGCTCAACTTCACACCGATCGATCCGATCTCGGCGCTGTACTGGAGCGCGGTCGTCAACGGCGTGCTCGCGGTGCCGGTGATGGTGTTGCTGATGATCATGGCCCGCCACAAGGAGGTGATGGGACGCTTCGTTGTGGGCGGGTGGCTCTACCGGCTCGGCTGGCTCTCGACCGGTGCGATGACGCTCAGCGTGATCGCGATGGCGGTCGGGGTGCTGCTTTGA
- a CDS encoding MBL fold metallo-hydrolase: MTITITLIGGPTALIEIDGFRLLTDPTFDAPGDYQLPHVKLEKLTGPALSARDVGEIDAVLLSHDQHSDNLDHSGRDFLKGAKRVLTTEAGAKRLGGNAEGFAPWASTTLTKRGRTLTVTATPARHGPAGIEPLSGDVVGFVLEPAKPGRPVYVSGDTTWFDGVAEVARRFDCGVVLPFAGAAQTRGPFHLTMDTNDTIETARAFADAVIVPVHTDGWAHFRQDASDLRASFDTLGFGRRLRILAPGVATVIEA; the protein is encoded by the coding sequence ATCACCATCACCATCACCCTGATCGGAGGCCCGACCGCCCTGATCGAGATCGACGGGTTCCGCCTGCTCACCGATCCGACCTTCGATGCGCCCGGCGACTATCAACTGCCGCATGTGAAACTGGAGAAGCTGACCGGGCCCGCGCTCAGCGCGCGCGACGTCGGCGAGATCGATGCGGTGCTGCTGAGCCACGATCAACATTCCGACAATCTCGACCATTCCGGACGGGATTTTCTCAAAGGCGCGAAGCGCGTGCTGACGACGGAGGCCGGTGCCAAGCGGCTCGGCGGCAACGCCGAGGGTTTTGCGCCCTGGGCCTCGACCACACTGACGAAGCGCGGCCGGACGCTCACCGTCACCGCGACGCCGGCGCGGCACGGGCCCGCGGGCATCGAGCCGTTGTCCGGCGACGTCGTCGGCTTCGTCTTGGAGCCGGCGAAGCCCGGCCGTCCGGTCTATGTCAGCGGCGACACCACCTGGTTCGACGGTGTTGCCGAGGTCGCGCGGCGCTTTGATTGCGGCGTGGTGCTGCCGTTCGCCGGCGCGGCGCAAACCCGCGGCCCGTTTCATCTCACCATGGACACCAATGACACGATCGAGACCGCGCGCGCCTTTGCGGACGCGGTCATCGTGCCCGTTCATACCGATGGCTGGGCGCATTTCCGGCAGGACGCGAGTGACTTGCGCGCGAGCTTCGATACGCTCGGCTTCGGCCGCCGTCTGCGCATCCTCGCGCCCGGCGTCGCCACGGTCATCGAGGCCTAG
- a CDS encoding DMT family transporter, whose translation MSSASSPAATSMSVPRARFNTLPLLIALFCLLWSYAFVAGKIGVTDCPPLILLATRFSLAGVLILGISWLRRDQWDLSWRDAAVFAVLGVANNALYLGLGYTGLKTVSAGLGALIVSANPVFTAMLASLFLGESMSWRKVIGLVLGIVGVAFIVWHRMKVGTDSPHGILFTLASLASIVAGTVLFKLLAPKGSLWIGNGIQNIAGGLAVMPFAFTLSSVGDIVPSMRLAGAFAFLVLGGSILAYLLWFHLLKVCGATAASAYHFLMPPLGMLFAYLVLGEHVEFRDLLGIVPVALGIYLVTRPAAASPKRSVT comes from the coding sequence ATGTCCTCTGCAAGCTCGCCCGCCGCAACCTCGATGTCCGTCCCTCGCGCCCGCTTCAACACCCTGCCGCTGCTGATCGCGCTGTTCTGCCTGCTCTGGAGCTACGCCTTCGTCGCCGGCAAGATCGGCGTCACCGATTGCCCGCCGCTGATCCTGCTCGCCACGCGATTCTCGCTCGCCGGAGTCCTGATCCTCGGCATCTCTTGGCTGCGCCGGGATCAATGGGATCTCAGCTGGCGCGATGCGGCGGTGTTCGCCGTGCTCGGCGTCGCCAACAACGCGCTCTATCTCGGGCTCGGCTATACCGGCCTGAAGACGGTCTCCGCTGGGCTCGGTGCGCTGATCGTCTCGGCCAATCCCGTGTTCACCGCCATGCTGGCGTCGCTGTTCCTCGGCGAGAGCATGAGCTGGCGCAAGGTGATCGGCCTCGTGCTCGGCATCGTCGGCGTCGCCTTCATCGTCTGGCATCGCATGAAGGTCGGTACCGATAGCCCGCACGGCATCCTGTTCACATTGGCCTCGCTCGCCTCGATCGTCGCCGGCACCGTCCTGTTCAAGCTGCTGGCGCCGAAGGGCAGCCTGTGGATCGGCAACGGCATCCAGAACATCGCCGGCGGCCTTGCGGTGATGCCGTTCGCCTTCACGCTCTCCAGCGTCGGTGACATCGTGCCCAGCATGCGACTCGCCGGCGCCTTCGCCTTCCTCGTGCTGGGCGGTTCGATCCTCGCCTATCTGCTCTGGTTTCATCTCCTGAAAGTGTGTGGCGCGACCGCTGCAAGCGCCTATCACTTCCTGATGCCGCCGCTCGGCATGCTGTTCGCCTATCTCGTGCTCGGCGAGCATGTCGAATTTCGCGATCTGCTCGGGATCGTTCCGGTCGCGCTCGGCATTTACCTGGTGACCCGCCCCGCCGCGGCTTCGCCCAAGAGGAGTGTGACGTGA
- a CDS encoding LysR substrate-binding domain-containing protein — translation MLDLELLRSFVSVVDAGGFTRAGERVHRTQSTVSQQIKRLEEDVGQPLLIRSGKDVTPTEAGERLLTYARRLLSLAEEARDVLSRPGSEGAIRIGITEDFAAYRLTRLLATFARSHPKLRLDVRSGQSLFLHRDLERGDLDLALIKRAASEKGGIAVWPERVHWVTSKSHPRDTATGSVPLIGFGSGCLYRAHAIHALERAGRNWHMAYTSSSLAGIQAAVAAGLGLSILSEMSIQAEHRVLTAKDGFAPIERTEVALIAAPEASPATLRLADRLAEYCESVQAKAA, via the coding sequence ATGCTCGACCTGGAGCTTTTGCGCAGTTTCGTCTCGGTGGTCGACGCCGGCGGCTTCACCCGCGCCGGAGAGCGCGTCCACCGCACGCAATCGACGGTGAGCCAGCAGATCAAGCGCCTGGAGGAGGATGTCGGCCAGCCGCTCTTGATCCGCAGCGGCAAGGACGTCACCCCAACGGAGGCCGGCGAGCGGCTGCTGACCTATGCGCGGCGGCTGCTGTCGCTCGCGGAAGAAGCCCGCGACGTGCTCTCGCGCCCCGGCAGCGAAGGCGCGATCCGGATCGGCATCACCGAGGATTTCGCCGCCTATCGGTTGACGAGATTGCTCGCGACCTTCGCGCGCAGCCACCCGAAGTTGCGGCTCGACGTGCGCTCCGGCCAGAGCCTGTTCCTGCACCGCGATCTGGAGCGCGGCGATCTCGATCTCGCGCTGATCAAGCGCGCAGCCAGCGAGAAGGGCGGCATCGCGGTGTGGCCGGAACGGGTGCACTGGGTCACCAGCAAGAGCCATCCGCGCGACACGGCGACCGGCTCGGTGCCGCTGATCGGCTTCGGCTCGGGCTGCCTCTATCGTGCCCATGCCATCCATGCGCTGGAGCGCGCCGGCCGCAACTGGCACATGGCCTACACCTCCTCCAGCCTCGCCGGCATCCAGGCCGCGGTCGCCGCGGGCCTCGGGCTCAGCATTCTCTCGGAAATGTCGATCCAGGCCGAGCATCGCGTGCTGACGGCGAAAGACGGCTTTGCGCCGATCGAGCGGACCGAAGTCGCGCTCATCGCTGCCCCTGAGGCCAGTCCTGCGACGTTGCGGCTGGCGGATCGGCTCGCGGAGTATTGCGAGAGCGTGCAGGCGAAGGCGGCGTAG
- a CDS encoding IS110 family transposase, producing MEAIYVGIDVSKDRLDVHVRPGEEAFAVARDGKGLEELVARLQAISPVLIAVEATGGFETIVAAALAGAQLPLVVVNPAQIRHFAQAVGQRAKTDPIDAAVIARFVEAVKPEPRAMPDQEARLLAELVSRRRQIIEMIVAERQREKRAENVRVRKSLARHIKVLEKELPEIDNDIDTLVRGSPVWRAKEELLVSFPGVSNTLARTFLAEVPELGTLNRRQIASLAGLAPFTRQSGRWKGKSMIGGGRAKLRAGLYMAALSASRYHPQLKVFYRRLVTAGKPKMVALIAVARKVLTTLNAMLRDQKPWQPA from the coding sequence ATGGAAGCGATCTATGTTGGCATTGATGTGTCGAAGGACCGGTTGGACGTGCATGTCCGTCCGGGCGAGGAAGCCTTTGCCGTGGCGCGTGACGGCAAAGGCTTGGAAGAGCTTGTTGCGCGCTTGCAGGCGATCTCGCCGGTGCTGATTGCGGTAGAGGCAACTGGCGGCTTCGAGACGATCGTTGCTGCTGCGCTGGCCGGCGCCCAGCTGCCGCTGGTGGTGGTCAACCCGGCCCAAATCCGGCACTTCGCGCAGGCGGTTGGTCAGCGTGCCAAGACGGACCCGATCGATGCGGCGGTGATCGCGCGGTTTGTCGAGGCCGTGAAGCCGGAGCCGCGTGCCATGCCGGATCAGGAAGCTCGGCTGCTGGCTGAGCTGGTCAGCCGCCGACGGCAGATCATCGAGATGATCGTTGCCGAGCGTCAGCGCGAGAAGCGCGCCGAGAACGTCCGCGTCCGCAAGAGCCTTGCCCGCCATATCAAGGTCCTCGAGAAGGAGCTGCCGGAGATCGACAACGACATCGACACGCTGGTGCGCGGCTCGCCAGTCTGGCGCGCCAAGGAGGAGCTGCTGGTCAGCTTTCCTGGTGTGAGCAACACCCTCGCGCGGACCTTCCTTGCCGAGGTGCCGGAGCTCGGCACGCTCAATCGGCGCCAGATTGCGAGCCTCGCCGGTCTTGCCCCGTTCACCCGCCAGTCGGGCCGCTGGAAGGGCAAGAGCATGATCGGCGGCGGAAGAGCCAAGCTGCGTGCCGGGCTCTACATGGCCGCTCTGTCGGCCAGCCGATACCATCCGCAGCTCAAGGTCTTCTACCGGCGCCTGGTGACCGCTGGAAAGCCCAAGATGGTCGCCCTCATCGCCGTTGCGCGCAAAGTCCTTACAACCCTCAACGCCATGCTCAGGGACCAAAAACCATGGCAACCCGCTTGA
- the pdeM gene encoding ligase-associated DNA damage response endonuclease PdeM, which yields MRVSRVTVADVGFVADCSGALFWEQRSLLVVSDLHLEKGSSFASRGVLLPPYDTVATLSRLAAVIARHDPRQVIALGDSFHDRDAHTRLSDVDREALAALQVRRNWIWISGNHDPALPPSLGGVVATEVAVGPIVFRHEPTGAAGEIAGHLHPKARVPTRGRSIERRCFASDGERAVMPAFGAYTGGLSIRDAAFARIFGSPGFMAHVLGDNRVHAFVASRCY from the coding sequence ATGCGCGTTTCGAGGGTCACGGTGGCGGATGTCGGCTTCGTGGCGGATTGCTCGGGCGCGCTGTTCTGGGAACAGCGGAGCCTGCTCGTGGTGTCCGACCTGCATCTGGAAAAAGGCTCGAGCTTTGCCAGCCGTGGCGTGCTGCTGCCGCCCTACGACACGGTCGCGACATTGAGCCGGCTTGCCGCCGTCATCGCGCGGCACGATCCCAGGCAGGTGATCGCGCTCGGTGACAGCTTTCACGATCGTGATGCGCATACGCGCCTCTCCGATGTAGATCGCGAGGCGCTCGCGGCGTTGCAAGTGCGGCGCAACTGGATCTGGATCTCGGGCAATCACGATCCGGCGCTGCCGCCCAGTCTCGGCGGCGTGGTCGCGACCGAGGTCGCGGTCGGCCCGATTGTGTTCCGCCATGAGCCGACCGGCGCTGCCGGCGAGATCGCCGGGCACCTCCACCCCAAGGCGCGGGTGCCGACCCGCGGCCGCTCGATCGAGCGCCGTTGCTTTGCAAGTGACGGCGAGCGCGCGGTGATGCCGGCGTTCGGCGCCTACACCGGGGGCCTCAGCATCCGCGACGCCGCTTTCGCGCGGATTTTCGGATCGCCGGGTTTCATGGCACACGTGCTCGGCGACAACCGCGTCCACGCGTTCGTGGCCTCGCGGTGTTATTGA